Proteins encoded within one genomic window of Ottowia sp. SB7-C50:
- a CDS encoding methanobactin export MATE transporter MbnM, with product MATRWLDDPQGARATGRLALAGATLALVLSACGGGGVSVTDTTATGPGPGGDGGWTWSLPAGFPVPAVPADNPMSAAKVELGRFLFYDARLSGNGTQACASCHQQSKAFTDGLAVSIGSTGVPHPRNAQPLANVVYSPTLTWANPSLLTLEKQMEVPLFGDAPVEMGVNDGNKAAVLARLQAADSGYVARFAAAFPGQAEPISWANVIKAVASFQRSIISAGSRYDRFNAGTGTLTANELRGMQLFFGEKAECFHCHGSPNFNDQFAHATTRVLETPFHNTGLFNIGGTGAFPEPNRGVFELTGKPADMGMFRAQSLRNIELTAPYMHDGSIATLEAVLDFYAAGGRNIESGPHAGDGRRNPFKSDLVSRIDLNAQEKSDLVAFLKTLTDHDLVTNPKFADPFKK from the coding sequence ATGGCGACCCGGTGGCTCGATGATCCGCAGGGGGCACGAGCGACCGGGCGTCTGGCGCTCGCCGGCGCCACGCTCGCGCTCGTGCTGTCCGCGTGCGGCGGCGGTGGGGTGTCGGTCACCGACACCACGGCCACTGGCCCCGGCCCAGGCGGCGACGGCGGCTGGACGTGGTCGTTGCCGGCCGGTTTTCCGGTGCCGGCGGTGCCCGCCGACAACCCGATGAGCGCCGCCAAGGTCGAACTCGGACGCTTTCTGTTCTACGACGCGCGCCTGTCCGGTAACGGCACGCAGGCCTGTGCCAGCTGCCATCAGCAAAGCAAGGCGTTCACCGACGGGCTGGCGGTGTCGATCGGCTCGACCGGCGTGCCGCACCCCCGCAACGCGCAACCACTGGCCAACGTTGTCTACAGTCCCACGCTGACCTGGGCCAACCCCAGCCTGCTGACGCTGGAAAAGCAGATGGAGGTGCCGCTGTTCGGCGACGCGCCGGTGGAGATGGGCGTCAACGACGGCAACAAGGCCGCGGTGCTGGCGCGCCTGCAGGCCGCCGACAGCGGTTACGTGGCGCGCTTTGCGGCGGCGTTTCCAGGTCAGGCAGAGCCCATCAGCTGGGCCAACGTGATCAAGGCGGTGGCCAGCTTCCAGCGCAGCATCATCTCGGCGGGCAGCCGCTACGACCGGTTCAACGCCGGCACCGGCACGCTGACGGCCAACGAATTGCGCGGCATGCAGCTGTTTTTTGGCGAGAAGGCTGAATGCTTTCATTGCCACGGCAGCCCCAACTTCAACGACCAGTTTGCCCACGCCACCACGCGAGTGCTGGAGACGCCGTTTCACAACACCGGGCTGTTCAACATCGGCGGCACGGGCGCCTTTCCCGAGCCTAACCGCGGTGTGTTCGAGCTGACCGGCAAGCCGGCCGACATGGGCATGTTCCGGGCGCAAAGCCTGCGCAACATCGAGCTGACGGCGCCCTACATGCACGACGGCAGCATCGCCACGCTGGAAGCCGTGCTCGACTTCTACGCCGCCGGCGGCCGAAACATCGAAAGCGGACCCCACGCGGGCGATGGCCGCCGCAACCCGTTCAAGAGCGATCTGGTGAGCCGCATCGACCTCAACGCCCAGGAGAAATCCGACCTGGTGGCCTTCCTCAAAACCCTGACCGACCATGACCTCGTCACCAACCCCAAGTTCGCCGATCCGTTCAAAAAGTAG
- a CDS encoding FIST signal transduction protein, with protein sequence MTLFPTGHATHPQWRMACGLVLAQLRAQMTLPGYARAPALGLLYITDHYAGDARAILDHLQAELPDVPDWAGTVGVGVCASGAEYIDEPALSVMLCDLPVDQYRVFSGVAPLPSGGGFTPHTALIHADAQTPDVADLIAEMAQRTRTGYLFGGLASSRSQVVQFAASGHGNVPGQGAAGGVFTGGLSGVALAEGVALVSRVTQGAQPVGPEREVTAADGNVLLALNGEPALDVMLRDLRISLDEPRAALDVVRRTLVGLASPGEQGVHRTGNFGADVLVRHIIGVDPGRRGVAMADYPQVGQRAAFCQRNAQAARADLMRICAEIREELEPEEVTATTAAELAAPPDEASAPHPARRIRGALYVSCAGRGGAHFGGPSAELQIVRHALGDVPLVGFFAGGEIARHHLYGYTGVLTVFVDLPSTDSSDH encoded by the coding sequence ATGACGCTCTTTCCCACCGGCCACGCCACCCACCCGCAATGGCGCATGGCCTGCGGGCTGGTGCTGGCGCAACTGCGCGCGCAGATGACCTTGCCCGGCTACGCCCGCGCGCCCGCGCTGGGCCTGCTCTACATCACCGACCACTACGCGGGCGACGCGCGCGCCATCCTCGACCACCTGCAGGCCGAACTGCCCGACGTGCCCGATTGGGCCGGCACCGTCGGCGTCGGCGTGTGCGCCAGCGGCGCCGAATACATCGACGAGCCGGCGCTCTCCGTCATGCTGTGTGATTTGCCGGTCGACCAATACCGCGTGTTTTCCGGCGTTGCACCGCTGCCGTCCGGCGGCGGCTTCACGCCGCACACCGCGCTCATCCACGCCGACGCGCAGACGCCCGACGTGGCCGACCTGATCGCCGAAATGGCCCAGCGCACCCGCACCGGCTACCTGTTCGGCGGACTGGCCTCCAGCCGTTCGCAGGTGGTGCAGTTTGCCGCCAGCGGCCACGGCAACGTGCCGGGGCAGGGCGCGGCGGGCGGCGTCTTCACCGGCGGCCTGTCGGGGGTGGCGCTGGCCGAGGGCGTGGCGCTGGTGTCGCGCGTCACCCAGGGCGCGCAGCCCGTGGGCCCGGAGCGCGAAGTTACCGCCGCCGACGGCAACGTGCTGCTGGCGCTAAACGGCGAACCCGCGCTGGACGTGATGCTGCGCGACCTGCGCATCAGTCTGGACGAGCCGCGCGCTGCCCTCGACGTCGTGCGCCGCACCCTGGTCGGCCTGGCCAGCCCCGGCGAGCAGGGCGTGCACCGCACCGGCAACTTTGGCGCCGACGTCCTCGTGCGCCACATCATCGGCGTCGATCCTGGCCGGCGTGGCGTGGCCATGGCCGACTACCCCCAGGTCGGCCAGCGCGCCGCCTTCTGTCAGCGCAACGCCCAGGCCGCGCGCGCCGACCTGATGCGCATCTGCGCCGAAATCCGCGAAGAGCTGGAGCCCGAGGAAGTCACCGCCACCACCGCCGCCGAACTGGCCGCGCCGCCCGACGAGGCGTCAGCGCCCCACCCGGCCCGGCGCATCCGCGGCGCCCTCTACGTCAGCTGCGCCGGCCGCGGCGGCGCCCACTTCGGCGGCCCCAGCGCCGAACTGCAGATCGTGCGCCACGCCCTGGGCGACGTGCCCCTGGTCGGCTTCTTCGCCGGCGGCGAAATCGCACGGCATCACCTGTATGGGTATACGGGGGTGTTGACGGTGTTTGTGGATTTGCCGAGCACTGATAGCAGCGACCACTGA
- a CDS encoding copper chaperone PCu(A)C — MRRRLHGALLLLAVGLTQSALAHDFRAGALRIDHPYATPSDAGAADGAAYLRGVRNAGAQADQLIGASTPVAERVVLQRQSDGAPVTAIELAPGAETPLRHDGLYRLALIGLRQALRDGERVDLTLHFARAGAVTVKAWVQTPRTRGTPAAVRPAPHIH; from the coding sequence TTGAGACGCCGCCTGCACGGCGCCTTGCTGCTGTTGGCCGTCGGTCTGACGCAGTCAGCGCTGGCACATGACTTCCGTGCCGGCGCGTTGCGCATAGACCATCCTTACGCGACGCCGAGCGATGCTGGCGCGGCGGACGGCGCAGCCTACCTGCGCGGCGTGCGCAACGCCGGCGCGCAGGCCGACCAGCTCATCGGCGCCAGCACGCCGGTGGCCGAGCGCGTGGTGCTGCAGCGCCAGAGCGACGGCGCCCCGGTGACGGCGATCGAACTGGCGCCAGGTGCCGAAACGCCGCTGCGCCACGACGGCCTGTACCGACTGGCGCTGATCGGCCTGCGACAAGCGCTGCGCGACGGCGAGCGGGTCGATCTGACGCTGCACTTCGCGCGCGCCGGCGCAGTCACCGTCAAAGCCTGGGTGCAAACGCCACGCACCCGTGGCACACCCGCCGCGGTGCGACCAGCGCCGCATATCCATTGA
- a CDS encoding MFS transporter: protein MTPPTHAAPPLSPRTLVLGLSALQLISWGSVFYGFALFMGPVEQALGLTRAQSSLAFSLALLVEGLAAFAVGRWIDRGHERAVMTGGSLLLAAGLAAQALAHSLAGFYAAWALLGLGLAGALYSPVFAVVTRRYPHDFRRAIITITFLGGLASTVFIPLTDVLVRALGWRGASWALAALHLAVCVPLHAWLLRGAPPTRPSTPPAGGDARAAERRPLAAYLRSPVFRCLGVFTVLMMAVVAAIPPHLVSLLRESGLPPAWAIAVPASVGLLQVLGRVVLYLGERRLNVDTTNRWVPVGVVAGLCALLLGHGHMAGALLFVALFGIGNGMLTIVKGTAMAQYVSRDHVGALNGALGLPLALTRAAAPLAVGLLWSPRWGYTGGLALLLATSVLGTAMLWRAQRLAGVGAGGKTLSNG, encoded by the coding sequence ATGACACCGCCTACCCACGCCGCGCCGCCGCTCAGTCCGCGCACGCTGGTGCTGGGCCTGTCGGCGCTGCAGCTCATCAGCTGGGGCAGCGTGTTCTATGGCTTTGCGCTGTTCATGGGGCCGGTGGAGCAGGCGCTGGGGCTGACGCGCGCGCAGTCGTCGCTGGCCTTCAGCCTGGCGCTGCTGGTGGAGGGGCTGGCCGCCTTCGCCGTCGGCCGCTGGATCGACCGCGGCCACGAGCGCGCGGTAATGACCGGCGGCTCGCTGCTGCTGGCGGCGGGGCTGGCCGCGCAGGCGCTGGCGCACTCGCTGGCGGGCTTTTACGCGGCGTGGGCACTGCTGGGGCTGGGGCTGGCGGGGGCGCTGTATTCACCGGTGTTCGCGGTGGTCACGCGGCGTTATCCGCACGACTTTCGGCGCGCCATCATCACCATCACCTTTCTGGGCGGGTTGGCCAGCACGGTGTTCATCCCGCTGACGGACGTGCTGGTGCGTGCGCTGGGCTGGCGCGGCGCGTCGTGGGCGCTGGCGGCGCTGCATCTGGCGGTGTGCGTGCCGCTGCACGCGTGGCTGCTGCGCGGCGCGCCGCCGACGCGGCCATCCACACCGCCAGCCGGCGGCGATGCGCGCGCGGCCGAGCGGCGGCCGCTGGCGGCCTACCTGCGCAGCCCGGTGTTCCGCTGCCTGGGCGTGTTCACGGTGCTGATGATGGCCGTGGTCGCCGCCATTCCGCCGCACCTGGTCAGCCTGCTGCGCGAAAGCGGCCTGCCCCCGGCCTGGGCCATTGCCGTGCCGGCCAGCGTGGGCCTGCTGCAGGTGCTGGGCCGGGTGGTGCTTTACCTGGGCGAGCGCCGGCTGAACGTCGACACCACCAACCGCTGGGTGCCAGTGGGCGTGGTGGCCGGCCTTTGCGCGCTGCTGCTGGGCCACGGGCACATGGCGGGCGCGCTGCTGTTCGTGGCACTGTTCGGCATCGGCAACGGCATGCTGACCATCGTCAAGGGCACCGCCATGGCGCAATACGTCAGCCGCGACCACGTCGGTGCGCTCAACGGCGCGCTGGGCCTGCCGCTGGCCCTGACCCGCGCCGCCGCCCCGCTGGCCGTCGGCCTGCTGTGGTCGCCGCGCTGGGGCTACACCGGCGGACTGGCGCTGCTGCTGGCGACCAGCGTGCTGGGCACGGCGATGCTGTGGCGGGCGCAGCGGTTGGCCGGCGTGGGTGCCGGCGGCAAAACGCTATCGAATGGATAG
- a CDS encoding DUF2946 family protein, translated as MHPRRAPCHARPGSRWLVWLVLVLATLAPTVSRTLAAAGGGGWAQVCTPEGVRWVALSDADARESGVADSQTPASPSLDHCPLCVLMGDRLAPSSPPWVWAQAGAAPGTLIPADDPARVERRGRLPLPRGPPQSLSEPGAERA; from the coding sequence ATGCACCCGCGTCGCGCACCGTGTCACGCCCGCCCTGGCTCGCGCTGGCTGGTCTGGCTCGTGCTGGTGCTGGCTACGCTGGCGCCCACGGTGTCGCGCACGCTGGCAGCGGCTGGCGGTGGTGGTTGGGCGCAGGTGTGCACGCCCGAGGGCGTGCGCTGGGTGGCGCTGTCGGATGCCGACGCACGCGAGTCCGGCGTTGCCGACTCGCAGACGCCGGCCTCGCCTTCGCTGGACCACTGCCCGCTGTGCGTGCTGATGGGCGACCGGCTGGCGCCGTCCAGCCCGCCGTGGGTCTGGGCCCAGGCCGGCGCCGCCCCCGGGACGCTGATCCCGGCTGACGACCCGGCGCGGGTCGAGCGGCGGGGCCGCTTGCCCTTGCCGCGCGGGCCACCGCAATCCTTGAGCGAACCGGGCGCCGAGCGCGCCTGA
- a CDS encoding Crp/Fnr family transcriptional regulator, whose protein sequence is MDMILLPTRAAAAAPRAHDSLKLRPDEVLLRAGEPGRCWRIRRGTLRVERVTDDALTLIQLAGPGDGVGFEAWQAEPSACTVTAVTAAEVEPWGDDEPARILAALAHQQQRQAVDMAGLRSGPARQRVARLLGLLARGRGEPLERRALPQLKDLAAIVDSAPETVCRELRRLLPSVPVRRARRPRARALAGSVA, encoded by the coding sequence ATGGACATGATCTTGCTGCCCACCCGGGCAGCGGCTGCGGCGCCGCGGGCGCATGACAGCCTGAAACTGCGCCCCGACGAGGTGCTGCTGCGCGCTGGCGAGCCAGGCCGCTGCTGGCGCATCCGGCGTGGCACGCTGCGGGTCGAGCGCGTCACCGACGATGCACTCACGCTGATTCAACTGGCGGGGCCGGGCGATGGCGTGGGCTTCGAGGCCTGGCAGGCCGAGCCGAGCGCGTGCACCGTCACCGCCGTCACCGCGGCCGAGGTCGAGCCCTGGGGCGACGACGAACCGGCCCGCATATTGGCCGCGCTGGCGCATCAGCAGCAGCGGCAGGCGGTGGACATGGCGGGCTTGCGCAGCGGCCCGGCACGCCAGCGCGTGGCCCGCTTGCTCGGGCTGCTGGCGCGCGGGCGCGGCGAACCGCTGGAGCGGCGCGCGTTGCCGCAGCTCAAGGACCTGGCGGCCATTGTCGACAGCGCCCCCGAGACCGTGTGCCGCGAGTTGCGCCGGCTGCTGCCGTCCGTACCTGTGCGGCGCGCCCGCCGGCCGCGTGCGCGCGCGTTGGCAGGGAGCGTCGCTTGA
- a CDS encoding MbnP family copper-binding protein, translating to MKHHSIHLSPRHLCVVAAAALLSACGGGGEDTTPKRVEIRFAAVNGTQPVACGTRLPSVGTAGVAADVHDLRFYVSQLALINDKGTAVPVTLDSNAWQLTQGDEAVTLIDLEDASGKCANADNTKEMNAVVTGTVPAGTYVGLSAQMGVPETLNHSAIAGGKAPLDIAAMAWSWQSGRKFSKIEIDPVGGITTAPTSTNPHGGSANTFYVHLGSTGCAAKVDANGAAVKDPAGNPVYTCAAPNRMAFTLPAFDASKQNVVLDIGKLFSGSNVTQDGGGPIGCMSGTTDPECPAIFSQLQIAYGAGASGLPINGGAAQQLFSARAK from the coding sequence ATGAAACACCATTCGATTCATCTGTCCCCCCGCCACCTCTGCGTCGTCGCCGCCGCCGCCCTGCTTTCCGCCTGTGGCGGCGGTGGCGAAGACACCACCCCCAAGCGCGTCGAAATCCGCTTTGCCGCCGTCAACGGCACGCAACCGGTGGCGTGCGGCACGCGCCTGCCCAGCGTGGGCACCGCCGGCGTCGCCGCCGACGTGCACGACCTGCGCTTTTACGTCAGCCAACTGGCGCTGATCAACGACAAGGGCACTGCCGTACCCGTGACGCTGGACAGCAACGCCTGGCAGCTGACGCAGGGCGACGAGGCGGTCACGCTGATTGACCTGGAAGACGCCAGCGGCAAATGCGCCAACGCCGACAACACCAAGGAGATGAACGCCGTCGTCACCGGCACGGTGCCGGCCGGCACCTACGTCGGCCTGTCGGCGCAGATGGGCGTGCCCGAGACGCTGAACCACAGCGCCATCGCCGGTGGCAAGGCGCCGCTGGACATCGCCGCGATGGCCTGGAGCTGGCAGTCGGGCCGCAAGTTCAGCAAGATCGAGATTGACCCGGTGGGCGGCATCACCACCGCGCCCACGTCGACCAACCCGCACGGCGGCTCGGCCAACACCTTCTATGTGCACCTCGGCTCCACCGGCTGCGCGGCCAAGGTCGATGCCAACGGCGCCGCAGTGAAAGACCCGGCCGGCAATCCGGTCTACACCTGCGCTGCGCCCAACCGCATGGCCTTCACGCTGCCCGCTTTTGACGCCAGCAAGCAGAACGTCGTGCTCGACATCGGCAAGCTGTTCAGCGGCAGCAATGTCACGCAGGACGGCGGCGGCCCGATCGGCTGCATGTCGGGCACCACCGATCCGGAATGCCCGGCGATCTTCAGCCAGTTGCAGATTGCCTACGGTGCCGGCGCCAGCGGCCTGCCGATCAATGGCGGCGCGGCGCAGCAGCTGTTCAGCGCGCGGGCCAAGTGA
- a CDS encoding crotonase/enoyl-CoA hydratase family protein, which yields MNTATPTPPEGRIVCEARGHLLLMQIDRPAKRNGFTPAMYRQLADAYTRLDDDPALRVGVLHAAGEHFTAGLDLPSFAPYMQRGERVIPDGGVDPLNLGQPAYRRRTKPVVVAVQGITYTLGIELMLAADIVVAASDCRFSQLEVKRGIMATGGATLRMAERSGLGNALLHLLTGDEFDAAEALRLNYVQKVVEPAQVLREALRIAEQIAAQAPLAVVATRLNALKCVEEGPLAAMREFEATQQRLATSEDAKEGVRSFVERRAAQFTGR from the coding sequence ATGAACACCGCCACCCCCACCCCGCCCGAAGGCCGCATCGTCTGCGAGGCGCGCGGCCATCTGCTGCTGATGCAGATCGACCGCCCCGCCAAGCGCAACGGCTTCACGCCCGCCATGTACCGCCAGCTGGCCGACGCCTATACGCGGCTGGATGACGACCCCGCGCTGCGCGTGGGCGTGCTGCATGCGGCGGGCGAGCACTTCACCGCCGGGCTGGATTTGCCCAGCTTCGCGCCCTACATGCAGCGCGGCGAGCGCGTCATCCCTGACGGTGGCGTCGACCCGCTCAACCTGGGCCAGCCCGCTTACCGCCGCCGCACCAAGCCCGTGGTGGTGGCCGTGCAGGGCATCACCTACACCTTGGGCATTGAGCTGATGCTGGCCGCCGACATCGTCGTCGCCGCCAGCGATTGCCGGTTTTCGCAGCTCGAAGTCAAGCGCGGCATCATGGCCACCGGCGGCGCCACCCTGCGCATGGCCGAGCGATCCGGCCTGGGCAATGCGCTGCTGCACCTGCTCACGGGCGACGAATTTGACGCCGCCGAGGCGCTGCGCCTGAATTACGTGCAGAAAGTGGTCGAGCCCGCCCAGGTCTTGCGCGAGGCGCTGCGAATAGCAGAGCAAATCGCCGCCCAGGCCCCGCTCGCCGTCGTCGCCACGCGGCTGAATGCGCTGAAGTGCGTCGAAGAAGGCCCCCTGGCCGCCATGCGCGAATTCGAGGCAACGCAGCAGCGGCTGGCGACGTCGGAGGATGCGAAGGAGGGGGTGAGGTCGTTTGTGGAGAGGCGGGCGGCGCAGTTCACAGGCCGATGA
- a CDS encoding PhaM family polyhydroxyalkanoate granule multifunctional regulatory protein, which produces MNEANAFDFGKFIPGFDFLQQLAAGGKGAAGPVSALHHWVAPTISVEELDKRIKDLKAVLFWLEQNGTALKATIQALEVQKMTLATLQGMNVSMAEVAKAFTIPTPDVTAAPAAAAAEPAPSRPDQWPFSATPAAPQADPAPAPAAAPQAVPEPPAEPDPEPAAPAPKAAPARKRKPAAKAAAAPAAPGLTDPMQWWGALTQQFQHIAANALRDAAPAPTGAAPDAPDSVAEGGASKAPTAKKTARKGAAAKRPARKSPAKPARKAAAKKAAPAARKSPAGKTAAADPVPAKKTKPAATGWPLPPPFKFGR; this is translated from the coding sequence ATGAATGAAGCCAACGCGTTCGACTTCGGCAAGTTCATCCCCGGTTTCGACTTCCTGCAACAGCTGGCCGCCGGCGGCAAGGGCGCCGCCGGCCCGGTGTCGGCGCTGCACCACTGGGTAGCGCCCACCATCAGCGTGGAAGAGCTCGACAAGCGCATCAAGGACCTGAAGGCCGTGCTGTTCTGGCTGGAGCAGAACGGCACCGCGCTCAAGGCCACCATCCAGGCGCTGGAAGTGCAGAAGATGACCCTGGCCACGCTGCAGGGCATGAACGTCAGCATGGCCGAGGTCGCCAAGGCTTTCACCATCCCCACGCCCGACGTGACGGCCGCCCCCGCCGCGGCCGCGGCCGAGCCCGCACCCAGCCGGCCCGACCAGTGGCCCTTCAGCGCCACGCCCGCCGCGCCCCAGGCCGATCCCGCACCTGCGCCCGCCGCGGCGCCCCAAGCCGTGCCTGAGCCACCTGCAGAGCCCGACCCCGAACCCGCCGCGCCAGCCCCCAAGGCCGCCCCCGCACGCAAACGCAAGCCCGCTGCCAAGGCCGCGGCCGCCCCCGCCGCGCCGGGGCTGACCGACCCCATGCAGTGGTGGGGCGCGCTGACCCAGCAGTTCCAGCACATCGCCGCCAACGCCCTGCGCGATGCGGCCCCAGCGCCGACTGGTGCAGCGCCGGATGCTCCTGATTCAGTAGCTGAAGGCGGCGCCAGCAAAGCGCCCACGGCCAAAAAGACCGCACGCAAGGGCGCCGCCGCAAAGCGCCCCGCCAGGAAATCGCCCGCCAAGCCAGCCCGCAAGGCCGCGGCCAAGAAGGCCGCCCCGGCCGCACGCAAGTCGCCAGCCGGCAAGACCGCCGCCGCTGACCCGGTCCCCGCCAAAAAGACCAAACCCGCCGCCACCGGCTGGCCGCTGCCGCCGCCCTTCAAGTTCGGGCGCTGA
- a CDS encoding helix-turn-helix transcriptional regulator, translating to MSTTADLVTALKKELKAAHMTYADLARELGMAESSVKRMLARGDMPLSRVDAICRALKIDFAELAQRVADAQPLLKELTLEQERAVVADEKLLLVATNVLSQWTLEQMTAAYRLTEAEVVKYLAQLDRIGVIELKPLNRYRLKLAKTFRWRPHGPVMQYVREHAVLDYFSGGFDGPAEGLLLVHGSVSRALAPAFLERLQRVAQDFAQQHQMDQKLKDADREGYTLLLGMRRWEFAAFARMRR from the coding sequence ATGAGCACCACCGCCGATCTCGTCACCGCGCTGAAGAAAGAGCTGAAGGCCGCGCACATGACCTACGCCGACCTGGCGCGCGAACTGGGCATGGCCGAAAGCAGCGTCAAGCGCATGCTGGCGCGGGGCGACATGCCGCTGTCGCGCGTGGACGCCATCTGCCGCGCGCTGAAGATCGACTTTGCCGAACTGGCGCAGCGCGTGGCCGACGCGCAACCGCTGCTGAAGGAACTGACGCTGGAGCAGGAGCGCGCGGTCGTCGCCGACGAGAAGCTGCTGCTGGTGGCCACCAACGTGCTCAGCCAGTGGACGCTGGAGCAGATGACCGCCGCCTACCGGCTGACCGAGGCCGAGGTGGTGAAGTACCTGGCACAGCTGGACCGGATTGGCGTGATCGAGCTGAAGCCACTCAACCGCTATCGGCTGAAGCTGGCCAAGACCTTCCGCTGGCGCCCGCACGGCCCGGTGATGCAGTACGTGCGCGAGCACGCGGTGCTGGACTATTTTTCAGGCGGCTTCGACGGTCCGGCCGAAGGCCTGCTGCTGGTGCACGGCAGCGTCAGCCGCGCGCTGGCGCCCGCGTTTCTGGAGCGGCTGCAGCGCGTGGCACAGGACTTTGCGCAGCAGCACCAGATGGACCAGAAGCTGAAGGACGCCGACCGCGAGGGCTACACCCTGCTGCTGGGCATGCGCCGCTGGGAATTCGCGGCCTTCGCGCGCATGCGGCGGTGA
- a CDS encoding copper chaperone PCu(A)C produces the protein MQRMTLTLAALVLASASASAHAQVTVSDAWVRGTVPQQKATGAFMHIAAEQDVRLIAGASPVAGVVEIHEMAMEGNVMKMRELKGGLPIAKGATAELKPGGYHVMLMDLKQTLKGGETVPVTLTFEDAVSKKTFTRELMAPVKALGGATSGPHSGQHKH, from the coding sequence ATGCAACGAATGACCCTCACCCTTGCCGCCCTTGTCCTGGCCAGCGCCAGCGCCAGCGCCCACGCACAGGTCACCGTCTCCGACGCCTGGGTGCGCGGCACGGTGCCGCAGCAAAAGGCAACGGGCGCTTTCATGCACATCGCCGCCGAGCAGGATGTGCGGCTGATCGCCGGCGCTTCGCCCGTCGCCGGCGTGGTCGAAATCCACGAGATGGCGATGGAAGGCAACGTGATGAAGATGCGCGAGCTGAAAGGCGGCCTGCCGATCGCCAAGGGCGCCACCGCTGAACTCAAGCCTGGCGGCTACCACGTCATGCTGATGGACCTAAAGCAGACACTGAAAGGCGGCGAGACGGTGCCCGTGACGCTGACCTTCGAGGATGCGGTGAGCAAGAAGACCTTCACGCGCGAGCTGATGGCGCCGGTGAAGGCGCTCGGCGGGGCCACGAGCGGCCCTCATTCCGGCCAGCACAAGCACTGA
- a CDS encoding SCO family protein — MPPVIAHHSPRRAALTRLGGIALAALGGASLLACDKLAEATGQRAGFRGIDITGADYGREFRLTDVDGRERTLADFRGKLVLLYFGFVQCPDVCPTALTRAAEVKRMLGPDGDKLQVIFVTVDPDRDTPEMLRQYMAAFDPSFVALRGDAERLKATATEFKVYYKQVPTGSSYTMDHTALSYVFDTQGRLRLALRHEQTAQDYAHDLALLLRPA; from the coding sequence ATGCCCCCGGTCATCGCTCATCATTCGCCGCGCCGGGCAGCACTGACGCGGCTTGGCGGTATCGCACTGGCTGCGCTTGGCGGCGCATCGCTGCTCGCTTGCGACAAGCTCGCCGAGGCCACCGGCCAGCGCGCGGGCTTTCGCGGCATCGATATCACCGGCGCCGACTACGGGCGCGAGTTCCGCCTGACCGACGTGGACGGCCGCGAGCGCACGCTGGCCGACTTTCGCGGCAAGCTGGTGCTGCTGTACTTCGGCTTTGTGCAGTGCCCCGACGTGTGCCCGACGGCGCTGACGCGCGCGGCTGAAGTCAAGCGCATGCTCGGCCCTGACGGCGACAAGCTGCAGGTGATCTTCGTCACCGTCGATCCCGACCGAGACACGCCCGAAATGCTGCGCCAGTACATGGCCGCCTTCGATCCCAGCTTCGTCGCCCTGCGCGGCGACGCCGAACGCCTGAAGGCCACCGCCACCGAGTTCAAGGTGTACTACAAGCAAGTGCCCACCGGCAGCAGCTACACCATGGACCACACCGCGCTGTCCTACGTGTTCGACACGCAAGGCCGCCTGCGCCTGGCGCTGCGCCACGAGCAGACCGCGCAGGACTACGCGCACGACCTGGCGCTGCTGTTGCGCCCCGCCTGA